The following coding sequences are from one Catenulispora sp. GP43 window:
- a CDS encoding dipeptidase, whose translation MTTSAFGMPDRLDPATLELHQRAVVADTHNDLLCSVVLRPVAQWPDYFRAQWLPQLRAGGVDIQVLPVFIDDAYRPEGALRETLRMIEAAHRIAEGNADEVSLCLDGADIDRALEAGKIALVLALESAPGIDADIELLTTLFRLGVRVASLAHFGRTPLADGSAEDAAGSRLTTAGVEALAEMERLGMMFDVSHLGAAGVDHVLELATRPVMATHSSARTLCDHHRNLTDARLAAIAAGGGVVCVNFFPGFLDEHEPSISRLVDHIEHIGKVAGTGHVGIGPDFVLEMLLDVVPGGVDVGLVGGCDPFATLPGLAGPAGLPLLTAELLARGMDEAVVAATLGGNVLRLFRAELGVPADRRGAAA comes from the coding sequence ATGACCACGTCCGCGTTCGGCATGCCCGATCGCCTCGATCCCGCGACGCTGGAGCTGCACCAGCGTGCGGTGGTCGCCGACACCCACAACGATCTGCTGTGTTCGGTGGTCCTGCGGCCGGTGGCGCAGTGGCCGGACTACTTTCGCGCGCAGTGGCTCCCGCAGTTGCGCGCCGGCGGCGTGGACATCCAGGTGCTGCCGGTGTTCATCGACGACGCCTACCGGCCCGAGGGAGCGTTGCGCGAGACGCTGCGCATGATCGAGGCGGCGCACCGGATCGCCGAGGGCAACGCCGACGAGGTCAGTCTGTGTCTGGACGGCGCCGACATCGACCGCGCGCTTGAGGCCGGGAAGATCGCCCTGGTCCTGGCGTTGGAAAGCGCGCCTGGCATCGACGCCGACATCGAACTGCTCACCACGCTGTTCCGGCTCGGCGTCCGGGTCGCGTCGCTGGCGCACTTCGGCCGTACGCCGCTGGCCGACGGTTCGGCGGAGGATGCCGCGGGCAGCCGGCTGACCACCGCCGGGGTCGAGGCGCTGGCCGAGATGGAGCGTCTGGGCATGATGTTCGACGTCTCCCACCTCGGCGCGGCCGGCGTCGACCACGTACTCGAACTTGCGACGCGACCGGTGATGGCCACGCATTCCTCGGCCCGGACGCTGTGCGACCACCACCGCAACCTCACCGACGCGCGCCTGGCTGCCATCGCGGCCGGTGGCGGCGTAGTGTGCGTGAACTTCTTCCCGGGGTTCCTCGACGAGCACGAGCCGTCGATCTCCCGGCTCGTCGACCACATCGAGCACATCGGGAAGGTCGCCGGCACGGGCCATGTCGGCATCGGCCCGGACTTCGTGCTCGAAATGCTGCTCGACGTGGTCCCAGGCGGGGTCGACGTCGGGCTGGTGGGCGGCTGCGATCCGTTCGCCACGCTGCCGGGCCTGGCCGGGCCCGCCGGTCTGCCGCTGCTCACCGCCGAGCTGCTGGCACGCGGCATGGACGAGGCGGTCGTGGCCGCCACACTCGGCGGCAACGTCCTGCGGCTGTTCCGGGCCGAACTCGGTGTGCCCGCCGACCGCCGCGGGGCCGCCGCGTGA
- a CDS encoding GNAT family N-acetyltransferase, whose amino-acid sequence MTILVKAHAQAEAAARAAAVTIRELTGPKEHGAAAELFTRVWALEPGHSLMPTGLLRVMAYEGCYVAGVFDDKNGDRLIGAATAFLASDMELRGGIHLHSHLTGMLPEADGRHAGFALKLHQRAWALSRGLRRITWTFDPLVRANAYFNMAKLGADATAYLVDFYGEMPDGVNVGQGSDRLLMSWALDSARADAAADGTRIEPQNEESLLGANRVLLSGITQGAMPDPSPPLEFGGSLLCATPAAIQALRREAPELARSWRFALRGALTEAMGRGYRITGFTRSGWYLLEHREENES is encoded by the coding sequence GTGACAATCCTCGTGAAGGCCCACGCCCAAGCCGAGGCGGCGGCGCGTGCCGCGGCGGTCACCATCAGAGAACTGACCGGACCGAAGGAGCACGGCGCGGCCGCTGAGCTCTTCACCCGGGTCTGGGCACTCGAGCCGGGTCACAGCCTGATGCCCACAGGCCTGTTGCGGGTGATGGCCTACGAGGGCTGTTATGTGGCCGGGGTGTTCGACGACAAGAACGGCGATCGGCTGATCGGCGCGGCCACCGCGTTTCTCGCCTCGGACATGGAACTACGAGGCGGCATCCATCTGCACTCGCACCTCACCGGGATGCTGCCCGAGGCCGACGGCCGGCACGCCGGCTTCGCGCTCAAACTCCACCAGCGCGCCTGGGCCCTGAGCCGTGGCCTGCGCCGCATCACCTGGACGTTCGACCCGCTGGTGCGTGCCAACGCGTACTTCAACATGGCCAAACTCGGTGCGGACGCGACCGCCTATCTCGTCGACTTCTACGGCGAGATGCCTGACGGAGTCAACGTGGGACAGGGCAGCGATCGGCTCCTGATGAGCTGGGCGCTCGACTCGGCGCGCGCGGACGCCGCGGCGGACGGCACTCGAATCGAGCCACAGAACGAGGAATCCCTGCTCGGTGCGAACAGGGTGCTGCTCTCCGGGATCACGCAAGGTGCGATGCCCGACCCCAGCCCGCCATTGGAGTTCGGCGGTTCCCTGCTGTGTGCGACGCCCGCAGCGATCCAGGCACTGCGGCGTGAGGCACCCGAGCTGGCGCGTAGCTGGCGCTTCGCTCTACGCGGTGCGCTGACGGAAGCCATGGGACGCGGATACCGCATCACCGGCTTCACCCGATCGGGCTGGTACCTGCTGGAACACCGCGAGGAGAACGAAAGCTGA